The following coding sequences are from one Mustela lutreola isolate mMusLut2 chromosome 5, mMusLut2.pri, whole genome shotgun sequence window:
- the HNRNPH1 gene encoding heterogeneous nuclear ribonucleoprotein H isoform X4: MMLGTEGGEGFVVKVRGLPWSCSADEVQRFFSDCKIQNGAQGIRFIYTREGRPSGEAFVELESEDEVKLALKKDRETMGHRYVEVFKSNNVEMDWVLKHTGPNSPDTANDGFVRLRGLPFGCSKEEIVQFFSGLEIVPNGITLPVDFQGRSTGEAFVQFASQEIAEKALKKHKERIGHRYIEIFKSSRAEVRTHYDPPRKLMAMQRPGPYDRPGAGRGYNSIGRGAGFERMRRGAYGGGYGGYDDYNGYNDGYGFGSDRFGRDLNYCFSGMSDHRYGDGGSTFQSTTGHCVHMRGLPYRATENDIYNFFSPLNPVRVHIEIGPDGRVTGEADVEFATHEDAVAAMSKDKANMQHRYVELFLNSTAGASGGAYEHRYVELFLNSTAGASGGAYGSQMMGGMGLSNQSSYGGPASQQLSGGYGGGYGGQSSMSGYDQVLQENSSDFQSNIA; this comes from the exons ATGATGTTGGGCACCGAAGGCGGAGAGGGATTCGTGGTGAAGGTCCGGGGCTTGCCCTGGTCTTGCTCGGCAGATGAAGTGCAGCGTTTTTTCTCCG ACTGCAAAATTCAAAATGGGGCTCAAGGTATTCGTTTCATCTACACCAGAGAAGGCAGACCGAGTGGCGAGGCTTTTGTTGAACTTGAATCAGAAGATGAAGTCAAATTGGCCctgaaaaaagacagagaaactaTGGGACACAGATATGTTGAAG TATTCAAGTCAAACAACGTTGAAATGGATTGGGTGTTGAAGCATACTGGTCCAAATAGTCCCGACACGGCCAATGATGGCTTTGTACGGCTTAGAGGACTCCCCTTTGGATGTAGCAAGGAAGAAATTGTTCAGTTCTTCTCAG GGTTGGAAATCGTGCCAAATGGGATAACATTGCCGGTGGACTTCCAGGGGAGGAGTACGGGGGAGGCCTTCGTGCAGTTTGCTTCACAGGAAATAGCTGAAAAGGCTCTAAAGAAACACAAGGAAAGAATAGGGCACAG GTATATCGAAATCTTTAAGAGCAGTCGAGCTGAAGTTAGAACTCACTATGATCCACCACGAAAGCTTATGGCCATGCAGCGGCCAGGTCCCTATGACAGACCTGGAGCTGGCAGAGGGTATAACAGCATTGGCAGGGGAGCTGGCTTTGAACGGATGAGGCGTGGTGCTTATGGTGGAG GTTATGGAGGCTATGATGATTATAATGGCTATAATGATGGCTATGGATTTGGGTCGGATAGATTTGGAAGAG ACCTCAATTACTGTTTTTCAGGAATGTCTGATCACAGATATGGGGATGGTGGCTCTACTTTCCAGAGCACAACAGGACATTGTGTACACATGAGGGGATTACCTTACAGAGCTACTGAGAACGACATTTACAAT TTTTTTTCACCGCTCAACCCTGTGAGAGTACATATTGAAATTGGTCCTGATGGCAGAGTAACTGGTGAAGCAGATGTTGAGTTTGCGACTCATGAAGATGCTGTGGCCGCGATGTCAAAAGACAAAGCAAATATGC aaCACAGATATGTAGAACTCTTCTTGAATTCTACAGCAGGAGCAAGCGGTGGTGCTTACG AACACAGATATGTAGAACTCTTCTTGAATTCTACAGCAGGAGCAAGCGGTGGTGCTTATGGTAGCCAAATGATGGGAGGCATGGGCTTGT CAAACCAGTCCAGTTACGGTGGCCCAGCCAGTCAGCAGCTGAGTGGTGGTTATGGAGGCGGCTATGGTGGCCAGAGCAGCATGAGTGGATATG ACCAAGTTTTACAGGAAAACTCCAGTGATTTTCAATCAAACATTGCAtag
- the HNRNPH1 gene encoding heterogeneous nuclear ribonucleoprotein H isoform X1, which produces MMLGTEGGEGFVVKVRGLPWSCSADEVQRFFSDCKIQNGAQGIRFIYTREGRPSGEAFVELESEDEVKLALKKDRETMGHRYVEVFKSNNVEMDWVLKHTGPNSPDTANDGFVRLRGLPFGCSKEEIVQFFSGLEIVPNGITLPVDFQGRSTGEAFVQFASQEIAEKALKKHKERIGHRYIEIFKSSRAEVRTHYDPPRKLMAMQRPGPYDRPGAGRGYNSIGRGAGFERMRRGAYGGGYGGYDDYNGYNDGYGFGSDRFGRDLNYCFSGMSDHRYGDGGSTFQSTTGHCVHMRGLPYRATENDIYNFFSPLNPVRVHIEIGPDGRVTGEADVEFATHEDAVAAMSKDKANMQHRYVELFLNSTAGASGGAYEHRYVELFLNSTAGASGGAYGSQMMGGMGLSNQSSYGGPASQQLSGGYGGGYGGQSSMSGYGSQGAVNSSYYSSGSRASVGVNGMGGMSSMSSMSGGWGM; this is translated from the exons ATGATGTTGGGCACCGAAGGCGGAGAGGGATTCGTGGTGAAGGTCCGGGGCTTGCCCTGGTCTTGCTCGGCAGATGAAGTGCAGCGTTTTTTCTCCG ACTGCAAAATTCAAAATGGGGCTCAAGGTATTCGTTTCATCTACACCAGAGAAGGCAGACCGAGTGGCGAGGCTTTTGTTGAACTTGAATCAGAAGATGAAGTCAAATTGGCCctgaaaaaagacagagaaactaTGGGACACAGATATGTTGAAG TATTCAAGTCAAACAACGTTGAAATGGATTGGGTGTTGAAGCATACTGGTCCAAATAGTCCCGACACGGCCAATGATGGCTTTGTACGGCTTAGAGGACTCCCCTTTGGATGTAGCAAGGAAGAAATTGTTCAGTTCTTCTCAG GGTTGGAAATCGTGCCAAATGGGATAACATTGCCGGTGGACTTCCAGGGGAGGAGTACGGGGGAGGCCTTCGTGCAGTTTGCTTCACAGGAAATAGCTGAAAAGGCTCTAAAGAAACACAAGGAAAGAATAGGGCACAG GTATATCGAAATCTTTAAGAGCAGTCGAGCTGAAGTTAGAACTCACTATGATCCACCACGAAAGCTTATGGCCATGCAGCGGCCAGGTCCCTATGACAGACCTGGAGCTGGCAGAGGGTATAACAGCATTGGCAGGGGAGCTGGCTTTGAACGGATGAGGCGTGGTGCTTATGGTGGAG GTTATGGAGGCTATGATGATTATAATGGCTATAATGATGGCTATGGATTTGGGTCGGATAGATTTGGAAGAG ACCTCAATTACTGTTTTTCAGGAATGTCTGATCACAGATATGGGGATGGTGGCTCTACTTTCCAGAGCACAACAGGACATTGTGTACACATGAGGGGATTACCTTACAGAGCTACTGAGAACGACATTTACAAT TTTTTTTCACCGCTCAACCCTGTGAGAGTACATATTGAAATTGGTCCTGATGGCAGAGTAACTGGTGAAGCAGATGTTGAGTTTGCGACTCATGAAGATGCTGTGGCCGCGATGTCAAAAGACAAAGCAAATATGC aaCACAGATATGTAGAACTCTTCTTGAATTCTACAGCAGGAGCAAGCGGTGGTGCTTACG AACACAGATATGTAGAACTCTTCTTGAATTCTACAGCAGGAGCAAGCGGTGGTGCTTATGGTAGCCAAATGATGGGAGGCATGGGCTTGT CAAACCAGTCCAGTTACGGTGGCCCAGCCAGTCAGCAGCTGAGTGGTGGTTATGGAGGCGGCTATGGTGGCCAGAGCAGCATGAGTGGATATG GCAGCCAAGGAGCAGTGAACAGCAGCTACTACAGTAGCGGAAGCCGAGCATCTGTGGGCGTGAACGGAATGGGAGGGATGTCTAGCATGTCCAGTATGAGTGGTGGATGGGGAATGTAA
- the HNRNPH1 gene encoding heterogeneous nuclear ribonucleoprotein H isoform X6: MMLGTEGGEGFVVKVRGLPWSCSADEVQRFFSDCKIQNGAQGIRFIYTREGRPSGEAFVELESEDEVKLALKKDRETMGHRYVEVFKSNNVEMDWVLKHTGPNSPDTANDGFVRLRGLPFGCSKEEIVQFFSGLEIVPNGITLPVDFQGRSTGEAFVQFASQEIAEKALKKHKERIGHRYIEIFKSSRAEVRTHYDPPRKLMAMQRPGPYDRPGAGRGYNSIGRGAGFERMRRGAYGGGYGGYDDYNGYNDGYGFGSDRFGRDLNYCFSGMSDHRYGDGGSTFQSTTGHCVHMRGLPYRATENDIYNFFSPLNPVRVHIEIGPDGRVTGEADVEFATHEDAVAAMSKDKANMQHRYVELFLNSTAGASGGAYGSQMLGGMGLSNQSSYGGPASQQLSGGYGGGYGGQSSMSGYDQVLQENSSDFQSNIA; encoded by the exons ATGATGTTGGGCACCGAAGGCGGAGAGGGATTCGTGGTGAAGGTCCGGGGCTTGCCCTGGTCTTGCTCGGCAGATGAAGTGCAGCGTTTTTTCTCCG ACTGCAAAATTCAAAATGGGGCTCAAGGTATTCGTTTCATCTACACCAGAGAAGGCAGACCGAGTGGCGAGGCTTTTGTTGAACTTGAATCAGAAGATGAAGTCAAATTGGCCctgaaaaaagacagagaaactaTGGGACACAGATATGTTGAAG TATTCAAGTCAAACAACGTTGAAATGGATTGGGTGTTGAAGCATACTGGTCCAAATAGTCCCGACACGGCCAATGATGGCTTTGTACGGCTTAGAGGACTCCCCTTTGGATGTAGCAAGGAAGAAATTGTTCAGTTCTTCTCAG GGTTGGAAATCGTGCCAAATGGGATAACATTGCCGGTGGACTTCCAGGGGAGGAGTACGGGGGAGGCCTTCGTGCAGTTTGCTTCACAGGAAATAGCTGAAAAGGCTCTAAAGAAACACAAGGAAAGAATAGGGCACAG GTATATCGAAATCTTTAAGAGCAGTCGAGCTGAAGTTAGAACTCACTATGATCCACCACGAAAGCTTATGGCCATGCAGCGGCCAGGTCCCTATGACAGACCTGGAGCTGGCAGAGGGTATAACAGCATTGGCAGGGGAGCTGGCTTTGAACGGATGAGGCGTGGTGCTTATGGTGGAG GTTATGGAGGCTATGATGATTATAATGGCTATAATGATGGCTATGGATTTGGGTCGGATAGATTTGGAAGAG ACCTCAATTACTGTTTTTCAGGAATGTCTGATCACAGATATGGGGATGGTGGCTCTACTTTCCAGAGCACAACAGGACATTGTGTACACATGAGGGGATTACCTTACAGAGCTACTGAGAACGACATTTACAAT TTTTTTTCACCGCTCAACCCTGTGAGAGTACATATTGAAATTGGTCCTGATGGCAGAGTAACTGGTGAAGCAGATGTTGAGTTTGCGACTCATGAAGATGCTGTGGCCGCGATGTCAAAAGACAAAGCAAATATGC aaCACAGATATGTAGAACTCTTCTTGAATTCTACAGCAGGAGCAAGCGGTGGTGCTTACGGTAGCCAAATGCTAGGAGGCATGGGTTTGT CAAACCAGTCCAGTTACGGTGGCCCAGCCAGTCAGCAGCTGAGTGGTGGTTATGGAGGCGGCTATGGTGGCCAGAGCAGCATGAGTGGATATG ACCAAGTTTTACAGGAAAACTCCAGTGATTTTCAATCAAACATTGCAtag
- the HNRNPH1 gene encoding heterogeneous nuclear ribonucleoprotein H isoform X5, translated as MMLGTEGGEGFVVKVRGLPWSCSADEVQRFFSDCKIQNGAQGIRFIYTREGRPSGEAFVELESEDEVKLALKKDRETMGHRYVEVFKSNNVEMDWVLKHTGPNSPDTANDGFVRLRGLPFGCSKEEIVQFFSGLEIVPNGITLPVDFQGRSTGEAFVQFASQEIAEKALKKHKERIGHRYIEIFKSSRAEVRTHYDPPRKLMAMQRPGPYDRPGAGRGYNSIGRGAGFERMRRGAYGGGYGGYDDYNGYNDGYGFGSDRFGRDLNYCFSGMSDHRYGDGGSTFQSTTGHCVHMRGLPYRATENDIYNFFSPLNPVRVHIEIGPDGRVTGEADVEFATHEDAVAAMSKDKANMQHRYVELFLNSTAGASGGAYEHRYVELFLNSTAGASGGAYANQSSYGGPASQQLSGGYGGGYGGQSSMSGYDQVLQENSSDFQSNIA; from the exons ATGATGTTGGGCACCGAAGGCGGAGAGGGATTCGTGGTGAAGGTCCGGGGCTTGCCCTGGTCTTGCTCGGCAGATGAAGTGCAGCGTTTTTTCTCCG ACTGCAAAATTCAAAATGGGGCTCAAGGTATTCGTTTCATCTACACCAGAGAAGGCAGACCGAGTGGCGAGGCTTTTGTTGAACTTGAATCAGAAGATGAAGTCAAATTGGCCctgaaaaaagacagagaaactaTGGGACACAGATATGTTGAAG TATTCAAGTCAAACAACGTTGAAATGGATTGGGTGTTGAAGCATACTGGTCCAAATAGTCCCGACACGGCCAATGATGGCTTTGTACGGCTTAGAGGACTCCCCTTTGGATGTAGCAAGGAAGAAATTGTTCAGTTCTTCTCAG GGTTGGAAATCGTGCCAAATGGGATAACATTGCCGGTGGACTTCCAGGGGAGGAGTACGGGGGAGGCCTTCGTGCAGTTTGCTTCACAGGAAATAGCTGAAAAGGCTCTAAAGAAACACAAGGAAAGAATAGGGCACAG GTATATCGAAATCTTTAAGAGCAGTCGAGCTGAAGTTAGAACTCACTATGATCCACCACGAAAGCTTATGGCCATGCAGCGGCCAGGTCCCTATGACAGACCTGGAGCTGGCAGAGGGTATAACAGCATTGGCAGGGGAGCTGGCTTTGAACGGATGAGGCGTGGTGCTTATGGTGGAG GTTATGGAGGCTATGATGATTATAATGGCTATAATGATGGCTATGGATTTGGGTCGGATAGATTTGGAAGAG ACCTCAATTACTGTTTTTCAGGAATGTCTGATCACAGATATGGGGATGGTGGCTCTACTTTCCAGAGCACAACAGGACATTGTGTACACATGAGGGGATTACCTTACAGAGCTACTGAGAACGACATTTACAAT TTTTTTTCACCGCTCAACCCTGTGAGAGTACATATTGAAATTGGTCCTGATGGCAGAGTAACTGGTGAAGCAGATGTTGAGTTTGCGACTCATGAAGATGCTGTGGCCGCGATGTCAAAAGACAAAGCAAATATGC aaCACAGATATGTAGAACTCTTCTTGAATTCTACAGCAGGAGCAAGCGGTGGTGCTTACG AACACAGATATGTAGAACTCTTCTTGAATTCTACAGCAGGAGCAAGCGGTGGTGCTTATG CAAACCAGTCCAGTTACGGTGGCCCAGCCAGTCAGCAGCTGAGTGGTGGTTATGGAGGCGGCTATGGTGGCCAGAGCAGCATGAGTGGATATG ACCAAGTTTTACAGGAAAACTCCAGTGATTTTCAATCAAACATTGCAtag
- the HNRNPH1 gene encoding heterogeneous nuclear ribonucleoprotein H isoform X3 gives MMLGTEGGEGFVVKVRGLPWSCSADEVQRFFSDCKIQNGAQGIRFIYTREGRPSGEAFVELESEDEVKLALKKDRETMGHRYVEVFKSNNVEMDWVLKHTGPNSPDTANDGFVRLRGLPFGCSKEEIVQFFSGLEIVPNGITLPVDFQGRSTGEAFVQFASQEIAEKALKKHKERIGHRYIEIFKSSRAEVRTHYDPPRKLMAMQRPGPYDRPGAGRGYNSIGRGAGFERMRRGAYGGGYGGYDDYNGYNDGYGFGSDRFGRDLNYCFSGMSDHRYGDGGSTFQSTTGHCVHMRGLPYRATENDIYNFFSPLNPVRVHIEIGPDGRVTGEADVEFATHEDAVAAMSKDKANMQHRYVELFLNSTAGASGGAYGSQMLGGMGLSNQSSYGGPASQQLSGGYGGGYGGQSSMSGYGSQGAVNSSYYSSGSRASVGVNGMGGMSSMSSMSGGWGM, from the exons ATGATGTTGGGCACCGAAGGCGGAGAGGGATTCGTGGTGAAGGTCCGGGGCTTGCCCTGGTCTTGCTCGGCAGATGAAGTGCAGCGTTTTTTCTCCG ACTGCAAAATTCAAAATGGGGCTCAAGGTATTCGTTTCATCTACACCAGAGAAGGCAGACCGAGTGGCGAGGCTTTTGTTGAACTTGAATCAGAAGATGAAGTCAAATTGGCCctgaaaaaagacagagaaactaTGGGACACAGATATGTTGAAG TATTCAAGTCAAACAACGTTGAAATGGATTGGGTGTTGAAGCATACTGGTCCAAATAGTCCCGACACGGCCAATGATGGCTTTGTACGGCTTAGAGGACTCCCCTTTGGATGTAGCAAGGAAGAAATTGTTCAGTTCTTCTCAG GGTTGGAAATCGTGCCAAATGGGATAACATTGCCGGTGGACTTCCAGGGGAGGAGTACGGGGGAGGCCTTCGTGCAGTTTGCTTCACAGGAAATAGCTGAAAAGGCTCTAAAGAAACACAAGGAAAGAATAGGGCACAG GTATATCGAAATCTTTAAGAGCAGTCGAGCTGAAGTTAGAACTCACTATGATCCACCACGAAAGCTTATGGCCATGCAGCGGCCAGGTCCCTATGACAGACCTGGAGCTGGCAGAGGGTATAACAGCATTGGCAGGGGAGCTGGCTTTGAACGGATGAGGCGTGGTGCTTATGGTGGAG GTTATGGAGGCTATGATGATTATAATGGCTATAATGATGGCTATGGATTTGGGTCGGATAGATTTGGAAGAG ACCTCAATTACTGTTTTTCAGGAATGTCTGATCACAGATATGGGGATGGTGGCTCTACTTTCCAGAGCACAACAGGACATTGTGTACACATGAGGGGATTACCTTACAGAGCTACTGAGAACGACATTTACAAT TTTTTTTCACCGCTCAACCCTGTGAGAGTACATATTGAAATTGGTCCTGATGGCAGAGTAACTGGTGAAGCAGATGTTGAGTTTGCGACTCATGAAGATGCTGTGGCCGCGATGTCAAAAGACAAAGCAAATATGC aaCACAGATATGTAGAACTCTTCTTGAATTCTACAGCAGGAGCAAGCGGTGGTGCTTACGGTAGCCAAATGCTAGGAGGCATGGGTTTGT CAAACCAGTCCAGTTACGGTGGCCCAGCCAGTCAGCAGCTGAGTGGTGGTTATGGAGGCGGCTATGGTGGCCAGAGCAGCATGAGTGGATATG GCAGCCAAGGAGCAGTGAACAGCAGCTACTACAGTAGCGGAAGCCGAGCATCTGTGGGCGTGAACGGAATGGGAGGGATGTCTAGCATGTCCAGTATGAGTGGTGGATGGGGAATGTAA
- the HNRNPH1 gene encoding heterogeneous nuclear ribonucleoprotein H isoform X2 — MMLGTEGGEGFVVKVRGLPWSCSADEVQRFFSDCKIQNGAQGIRFIYTREGRPSGEAFVELESEDEVKLALKKDRETMGHRYVEVFKSNNVEMDWVLKHTGPNSPDTANDGFVRLRGLPFGCSKEEIVQFFSGLEIVPNGITLPVDFQGRSTGEAFVQFASQEIAEKALKKHKERIGHRYIEIFKSSRAEVRTHYDPPRKLMAMQRPGPYDRPGAGRGYNSIGRGAGFERMRRGAYGGGYGGYDDYNGYNDGYGFGSDRFGRDLNYCFSGMSDHRYGDGGSTFQSTTGHCVHMRGLPYRATENDIYNFFSPLNPVRVHIEIGPDGRVTGEADVEFATHEDAVAAMSKDKANMQHRYVELFLNSTAGASGGAYEHRYVELFLNSTAGASGGAYANQSSYGGPASQQLSGGYGGGYGGQSSMSGYGSQGAVNSSYYSSGSRASVGVNGMGGMSSMSSMSGGWGM, encoded by the exons ATGATGTTGGGCACCGAAGGCGGAGAGGGATTCGTGGTGAAGGTCCGGGGCTTGCCCTGGTCTTGCTCGGCAGATGAAGTGCAGCGTTTTTTCTCCG ACTGCAAAATTCAAAATGGGGCTCAAGGTATTCGTTTCATCTACACCAGAGAAGGCAGACCGAGTGGCGAGGCTTTTGTTGAACTTGAATCAGAAGATGAAGTCAAATTGGCCctgaaaaaagacagagaaactaTGGGACACAGATATGTTGAAG TATTCAAGTCAAACAACGTTGAAATGGATTGGGTGTTGAAGCATACTGGTCCAAATAGTCCCGACACGGCCAATGATGGCTTTGTACGGCTTAGAGGACTCCCCTTTGGATGTAGCAAGGAAGAAATTGTTCAGTTCTTCTCAG GGTTGGAAATCGTGCCAAATGGGATAACATTGCCGGTGGACTTCCAGGGGAGGAGTACGGGGGAGGCCTTCGTGCAGTTTGCTTCACAGGAAATAGCTGAAAAGGCTCTAAAGAAACACAAGGAAAGAATAGGGCACAG GTATATCGAAATCTTTAAGAGCAGTCGAGCTGAAGTTAGAACTCACTATGATCCACCACGAAAGCTTATGGCCATGCAGCGGCCAGGTCCCTATGACAGACCTGGAGCTGGCAGAGGGTATAACAGCATTGGCAGGGGAGCTGGCTTTGAACGGATGAGGCGTGGTGCTTATGGTGGAG GTTATGGAGGCTATGATGATTATAATGGCTATAATGATGGCTATGGATTTGGGTCGGATAGATTTGGAAGAG ACCTCAATTACTGTTTTTCAGGAATGTCTGATCACAGATATGGGGATGGTGGCTCTACTTTCCAGAGCACAACAGGACATTGTGTACACATGAGGGGATTACCTTACAGAGCTACTGAGAACGACATTTACAAT TTTTTTTCACCGCTCAACCCTGTGAGAGTACATATTGAAATTGGTCCTGATGGCAGAGTAACTGGTGAAGCAGATGTTGAGTTTGCGACTCATGAAGATGCTGTGGCCGCGATGTCAAAAGACAAAGCAAATATGC aaCACAGATATGTAGAACTCTTCTTGAATTCTACAGCAGGAGCAAGCGGTGGTGCTTACG AACACAGATATGTAGAACTCTTCTTGAATTCTACAGCAGGAGCAAGCGGTGGTGCTTATG CAAACCAGTCCAGTTACGGTGGCCCAGCCAGTCAGCAGCTGAGTGGTGGTTATGGAGGCGGCTATGGTGGCCAGAGCAGCATGAGTGGATATG GCAGCCAAGGAGCAGTGAACAGCAGCTACTACAGTAGCGGAAGCCGAGCATCTGTGGGCGTGAACGGAATGGGAGGGATGTCTAGCATGTCCAGTATGAGTGGTGGATGGGGAATGTAA